A segment of the Elaeis guineensis isolate ETL-2024a chromosome 6, EG11, whole genome shotgun sequence genome:
GTTTTTCTTATACTGTTTGCAAGTAAACTTATTATACAGGGTGATTTGTAACTTTCAGAACTTTTTAAAGATTTCAATTATACATATGGAGTTGGGGAGAACGCTGACCTGAAATTTTCTATCAATTCTTTTGTTTAGTTTGCAAAGATGGGATTTGAATGCTTTTTCTTCAAATATCTTGTGGCTACAACTAAAAGAAAGCACCAAAATAATATGAAAGAGTTGAGTTAGTTTTCTTAGAAGCAACTGGATTTCGAAATGTGATGCAATCGTTTTATTAAAAGTTGAAATCAGGAGCTTCCATTTGCTTCTGCATTATCTGAACGAAGTAATGTAATTGTTGGAGTGTCTATTCTGTTGTTCATTTAATTGATGATTTCATCTCGATAAGTTGTGGTGATTTATGTTTGGGATGGAGTCTCTGATCGATCAATTCATCTTAAACTGGTAGAGTCATGCATCATCACCGTATATGACTAAGAAATACCCAAAGCAAAAACTTGGTTGCTTAAGTGCTAACTCAACCTTCTTTCTTTGACTGCTTGGATCACTTCATTTGCTTGCTACAGATTTAATAGTTAATttgcacccttttttttttttttttgctattaacAAGTGCGCATTTCAGGTAGTAGCTAACTTTTTCATTTTCATCTTAGAAATGGGCTCACCTGGTTCTTCTTCAGATAATGAATCGgtagaaatttttgaagattcTTTAAGTGATAAAGAAGAAGATGTTGCTGAGATACATAACATGTCAAAGGGGCCTCCTTCTGGAGAGAATGTTGTGCCAAAGGTATCCCAAGCTTCAAAGGAAGGTGATGCTGGTTCTTTTGCATTAGTTGTAAAAGATATCAATAATGTTGATAAATCAAAGGCCTATGGGAACTTGCGGTTGGAGCCAGAAGTCGGTATGGTGTTTCATTCAGAAGATCAAGCTtatctattttataataaatatgctCATAGAAAGGGTTTTAGTGTCCGGAAGGGACATCTTGGTCGGAGAAAAGATGGAACCATACGGAATAGAGTTTTCTTGTGCAGCAATGAAGGCTCTCGTCAGAAGCATTGTGCATATATGACAAAGAAACCACGTGAAGCTGTGAGAACAAATTGCATGGCTCGTATTGAGTATAAAGTGAGTCGTGATAATGCATGGGTTGTGAGTAAAATGATCTATGAACACAACCATCCCCTCGTACGCCCACATAAAGCACATTTGTTAAGATCTCATAGGAGGTCATTGTTGGCTCAGCGTGATGGAATGCAAAATGCTGTAGAAATGGGTAATGTTGCAGAAAAACCTGCTCGAGCTTTGGAATTTCCGGTGGAAGAGTCTCGTGATGCTGAAACTGTTGGGTTTCTCTTGAAGGATCAAAGCAGCTATCTGCACACCAACAGGATGAGAGAACTTGACAAGGGAGATGCACAGgttcttttagaatttttgaaAGCCAAGCAGTTAGAGGATCCTTCCTTTTTTTATGCAATACAACTTGATGATAGAGAACAAGTGACCAACTTCTTTTGGGCAGATGCACGCTCAATACTTGATTACTCCTATTTCGGTGATGTGGTGTTATTTGACACAACTTATCAGACAAACAAGAGTGAGATACCATTTGCACCATTCATTGGCATAAACCATCATAAGCAAATTGTGGTATTTGGTGCTGCTTTGTTATTGGATGAAACAACAGAATCATTTGTGTGGTTATTTAAAACCTTTATGGTAGCAATGTCTGGACGACAACCAAAGACGATATTTACAGATCATTGTCCTGCATTGTTGAGGGCAATAAGTTTCACATTACCTGAGGCATGTCACCGTCTTTGTTTGTGGCATATATTGCAAAATTCAGCAATACATATTTCCCATGTACATAGCGGTGAGCCCACCTTTCAGAAGGATTTCAGAAATTGCATATATGAAGGTGGCTCTGAAGAGGATTTTCATACTCGATGGCTTGATTTGGTTAATAAGTATGACCTGCAGGAAATGCATGGTTAGAAGATTTGTATGCAGTGCGAGAGAAATGGGCTTTGGTTTACCATAAAAATTCATTTTGTGCTTCCATGTCAACAATGAAATGGAGTGAGAGCATGAAGAATCACTTCAAAAAGCATTTCAACAGGAAGTTACCGCTTTCCAAATTTTTAGAGCAGCATCAAAGGTCATTGATTCGGTTTCGTGAGAAGGAACTCTATGAAGATTACAAATCAAGGCAAACTAAACCGGTTTTGCTGGTTGATATGCCTATGTTGAATGAAGCAGCAGAATCATATACAAGGGTGGTATATAATGAATTTGAAGATGAGATCAAGAGTCAGCTTTCTTATCTTTGCGAACAAGTTGATTTTGATGGAACAGTAGAAGTTTACAAAGTTTCTTTTCCTGAAAATCATGGTTATGGGTTCGTTGAATATAACTCATGCAATTTCATGGTCACTTGTAGCTGTAGAAAGTTTGAGACTACTGGCATCTTGTGCATGCATGCATtaaaggttcttctctttaggaACATTCTTAGCCTCCCATCTCGGTATATACTTAAGAGGTGGACAAAATATGCAAATGTTGAGGTCTTGTCTTATAGACAGCGATCAGTTGCTGATAGTGATGGTCAAGAAACTTTGACATTGCAATATACTCGGGTTTGCCAAAAAGCAATTACTATTGCAGTAAAAAGTGCATTTTCTGAGGATGCCTTGCAGATATTTGAAAATGAACTTCATAAGCTGATGTTGGAAGTTGAAAATGTGTTACAtattgctccactgactagacaaacGGATGACGAAGATGTAACTGTCATTGATGATATGCAGCAGAATGCATTAGAAGGAAGCAAGAAAACACGGGGCCGTAAACGTCGCCTCAAGGGAGAACTGGAGCAGAAACGGAAAAAGATAACTCAACCCACTTCCAGTTCAGTTGACATGGACATCCAGAACCAGCCATCACAGAATAAGGGGAAGACAAGTATGTTCCATGAATCAAAAAATTACCAAGTTATTTTTtccataatttctttttcatgcaTCTCTATTTTCATTGGAAAAACAGGACAAGCTGGTGATGTGCTGGGTCCAGCAATGGTTAGTGAGTCCTCAAATGTTCCTTCTTGTCCTCGGGATGGTGCCACATCATACTGTAATCCAATGGCACTGCAACCCTCAGGATGCACATCTTTTACTCAAGAGGTGGTCATGCCTGCTCAGGTTTTGTCCACTGACTTGGACTAAATGGTCATAGTGAATCATGTTGAAAAGCTTTCTAATGCACTAATTATGTATTATCCTTAATCTATTACAGGAATCATTTACATCCTCACAAGGTATATTTGACCATACAATGCCATCCCAAGGAGTAACTAATCCTAATATAGCATGGTGCACTGCTAGGGGTTCTGTTGGTCCTATGCCGATCATGCAGGGACAACCCAACAATTTTGTTAGTTGGATGGTTCAACCTCGTGGTGTTCCAAATGTTTCCATGTCCCAGCATCAACCAGTGGTATGAGACTTGTAGACAAATAGAATATTGTGTTTCTTATAGACAAATAGAATATTGACTTTTTGTTTTGGTTAAAAGTCTCCTCCTATCTTTTGTGCAGCATTCTGCTGTTCCAAATCAACATCAGCCATTGCCCCGCAAGCTTAACCTTGACATCAACAAAGGTAGAAAAACaacattatttatttatatcgACCCCAATTCTTCGTAGATGAGCTAACAATGAACCATTAACTGTCAGGTAACTGACTGGGACTACATTCACAAAACATGTCCAATGATTCTGCTTGGATCTGAATTGCTTATTCAAGGAACTGCATGTTGATTGTTCTTCTTTTGGGGGAGCACCATTCACAGAAATGCCACGGCTATATAATCTGTTGCAGAGCATTTTCTATTCTAAGGCTTTCTTTTTGTGTTGCTTATTTTCCAATGTCTTAACCATTTCTGTCAATAGACAAAATATCTGTCTAAAGTAATGATAGTTGCTTTGTTAATGAAGCAGATAAAAGTTGTGTTTAGTTGCATATAGAATGCAAAATGTTCTATAAATGCCGACCAACTTATATTGCATCATTAGGTATGTTGATGCTGGAAATTCTGTATTCAGCTGAAAGAGACCATGACTGGGTTTCTCCATTTTTAATATTGAAAAGCTGTCAATGGAAATTCTGAACAACTGATACAGATGGAGAACAGTTTTTACTAATATGATCTTTTCATTGAGTAGGATTCACAGAGAAAATAGGGCAGGCTAGCCATGCAGGGTCTGAAAGTGGAGAGGCTGGAAAGAAATCAACAGACGACTTGAT
Coding sequences within it:
- the LOC105047051 gene encoding LOW QUALITY PROTEIN: protein FAR1-RELATED SEQUENCE 5 (The sequence of the model RefSeq protein was modified relative to this genomic sequence to represent the inferred CDS: inserted 1 base in 1 codon), producing the protein MGSPGSSSDNESVEIFEDSLSDKEEDVAEIHNMSKGPPSGENVVPKVSQASKEGDAGSFALVVKDINNVDKSKAYGNLRLEPEVGMVFHSEDQAYLFYNKYAHRKGFSVRKGHLGRRKDGTIRNRVFLCSNEGSRQKHCAYMTKKPREAVRTNCMARIEYKVSRDNAWVVSKMIYEHNHPLVRPHKAHLLRSHRRSLLAQRDGMQNAVEMGNVAEKPARALEFPVEESRDAETVGFLLKDQSSYLHTNRMRELDKGDAQVLLEFLKAKQLEDPSFFYAIQLDDREQVTNFFWADARSILDYSYFGDVVLFDTTYQTNKSEIPFAPFIGINHHKQIVVFGAALLLDETTESFVWLFKTFMVAMSGRQPKTIFTDHCPALLRAISFTLPEACHRLCLWHILQNSAIHISHVHSGEPTFQKDFRNCIYEGGSEEDFHTRWLDLVNKYDLXGNAWLEDLYAVREKWALVYHKNSFCASMSTMKWSESMKNHFKKHFNRKLPLSKFLEQHQRSLIRFREKELYEDYKSRQTKPVLLVDMPMLNEAAESYTRVVYNEFEDEIKSQLSYLCEQVDFDGTVEVYKVSFPENHGYGFVEYNSCNFMVTCSCRKFETTGILCMHALKVLLFRNILSLPSRYILKRWTKYANVEVLSYRQRSVADSDGQETLTLQYTRVCQKAITIAVKSAFSEDALQIFENELHKLMLEVENVLHIAPLTRQTDDEDVTVIDDMQQNALEGSKKTRGRKRRLKGELEQKRKKITQPTSSSVDMDIQNQPSQNKGKTRQAGDVLGPAMVSESSNVPSCPRDGATSYCNPMALQPSGCTSFTQEVVMPAQESFTSSQGIFDHTMPSQGVTNPNIAWCTARGSVGPMPIMQGQPNNFVSWMVQPRGVPNVSMSQHQPVHSAVPNQHQPLPRKLNLDINKGFTEKIGQASHAGSESGEAGKKSTDDLIMVFPIYVAAGD